Genomic window (Lynx canadensis isolate LIC74 chromosome D3, mLynCan4.pri.v2, whole genome shotgun sequence):
cgagtcccacaatgagtcccacatcaagcctgcttgggattccgtctctccccctctctgtctgctcctcccctgctcattctctctccctctcaaaataaataaacttaaaaaattataattaaataaaccGCAGgtgataaaattataaagttcCTGTTAGATGCCATAAATAGAGGAAAAATCACAGCACTGCACACAAATAGGACAGGTGTCATTCTCTGTGGATTCAgagttttctgttaaaaaaaaacaaaacagaatgggaTGTTAGTGTCATGTGAATTGAAAgcctttctctttatctccttcATGAGTTGTCTCTTGAGCTCTGTTACGTGGAGACCAGACCTGGCGCAGTCCCCAGCTGGGCATTTCCTGCTCAATCTATTATGCTCGTCTTATTTGAGAAATAATCCTCTGCCAGCACTTCCTGTGAGTGAAAGGCACCTTATCTTCAGGGCAAACCCCCAAGCCCAGGAAAGGACTTGGTCTGTTTCAGGCCTGAGCCGCGGCCCCGTCGTTCCTTTCCAGGAGGTGCTCTAGCCCCTGCCAGGACTTCAGACACGCAGAACAGAGGGACAAGTTAGTTGGAGCCCATGGGAAACGGCTGCTTTTTTTTAACTCCCATTTTCCAGGGCGCACCGAAACATACTAGGCAACATGGATTATGATTAAGCATTTCTCAGAAAGTCATTCTCTCACTTAGCTTCTGGTGCCATCAGCTGGCCATTTTGTCCTTTTCAAGCTTCACCACCACACATCCGCCTATTCCAGCAGTCACCGTTTCTGGTCCCTCAGGATCGATCAAGTCATTGTTTCGCGACTTGTCACTTTCAGTCCTGTTACGGAGAGGGAAACAGGACCGTGACCAAGAAGGTTGTCGGCACTCCAGAATTCTGGCCTCAACTTCTTAAATATTACATGAGAAACACCAGTTTCTAGAAGCGTCTGTCCCAACAGATGAAAGAACTTGCTCGTTCCTGTGTCCTAGtacagtgcttctcagactttggGAGTGTGACTCTGAATCACCTGTGGATCTTCATAAAATGCAGGTTCTCAGCTCGGAAGTCTGGGGTAGGGCGTGAGAGTCTCCATTcctaacaagctcccaagtgGTTATGTTGCTACCGCTCTGCGGACCATAATGAGGAGAAAGATTCTGGAGCTACACTGTCTGATAGGGTAGATTTTGAAGACTTCATATAAATAATAAGGTgtgcataatttttatattgattacatgttgaaatgatattttggcCATACCAGGTTAATATAGTAAGTAAAGTATATTAAATGTGTATCTTTCAAATATGTTAACATTCATTTCATCAGTTTCTTATtactgttttgagtttatttttattacttttttataaatgtttttaaatatttatttttgagagagagcacgagtggggaaggggcagagagagggagacacagaatccaaagcaggctccagactcagcttttggcacagagcctgacgcaaggctcgaacccacgaaccgcgatatcatgacctgagcctaagtcggacgctcaaccgactgagctacccaggcaccccagttttgttttgttttgtttcgttaagattttatttttaagtgctctctgcacccaatttggggcttaaacttccaaccccaagatcaagagtgacattttgcaccgactgagccagccaggtgcccctttttactgtttttgaggTGATTACTAGAAAATTTAGAATTTCACACGTGGCCTACATTATGTTCAGGTCGGACAACGCTGTTCTAGAACACATTATTGGCGTTCTTTTTTCGGATGACCCCATTTCTCAGTCCCCTGgttaccatttcacattccctaTTAGCTCAAATCCATATGCATTCAGTTCTTTCTGTGAGTGTTTTCTGTTCCCACCATTACTGTCCTTCACACCTTCCTCCTCGCCATCTTTTCCATCGTCGTCCCAGGACCCCATCCAGTATTTAGACGCTCCCAAGAGCCACCACCCAGGCAGCACCTTTGCTCAGAGCTTTTAGCCATGACTCTCGCAGTGGGGTTCCTGGAGGCAAGAGCCTCACCAGGGAGCTGGTTAGGAATACAGAGTCTCAGGCGCCACCCCAGGCCTAATGAAGCAGGATCCTGGTTTGCAGGATTCCCAGGGATTTGTCTCTCTCAAGAGCTTTACCGGTTGCCTTTCCTAAAGCACCCTGTTCCCATTGAGCTCCacatctgttctttcatttggcttTGATGAAGTCTCTCCGAGGTTGAGACAATATGAAAGTTGTGACTAAGAGAAaatagtttctctctctgtctctcagaagaaTAAACAGTGAATTTGGGGCAAATGGCATCCGGAAGGGGAGTCCAGAGATTGAAATCCTATGACTTCCTGCAAATGGATTCAGATACCCTTATCTGTCTCGGAGGCACAACGGGAAAGGCATCAGCGTCCCCTTTGCCCGTCTCAGGAGCATTAATGCTGCAGGCGAAGCGAGCCTCGCCTTGCTGCGTCTGCTTTACGTCTGACTGTTGGCCGCAGTCACGGGCCACGTCCCAGAGCAGACCACACCACCCCTGCAGCTAGACGTCTTCCTGGGTTTGGGTTGGCCACGGAGGCCTGAGGCGGGAATGTGTGGCGGCTGGGTCCAGGTCAGGAGAGGAGGCACCTAACAGAATGCAGATTCCAAGTCTCAGTAATGAGCACGCCAAGGGACTCGGGCACAGTAACCAAGAACCACCGCTCTCTGTGGCATCTTCTCCATTCCGGGCTACAGCACGTGTCAGATTTCGGGGCatcttaatttctcatttatgCAACAGGCCCCCTGGGTTCCCTGAGACCCATGCCCGGCACATAGGAGGTGTTGGAaacattcattgaacaaatgaaCGTTCCCTTTTGTAGAGTCCTAACTCCCGTTATCTCTGACCTGACCAAGTGGGAAGGGACTGGGACAGCGAGAGAGGCTTTAAGCCCAACTGCATCAGCCGTTGGGGGCCGAAGCCGTCAGAGGAAGAGCAGCACTGAGGCGACGCCAGGGTGGAGAGCCAGCCCTGAATGGAGGCGCACGCTCACAGAAAGGAACTGGGGCAAGCTGTCATGACTCCTGGTTTCCCTCTGCCAGCACTTGTTACCAtttgtccttttctcttttttaatgtcaCAATGAGCTCTAATTGAAGATGCTTGTATTGTTCCCCCAAAGACTTTGGGTTGCTCTGCAGGTATCACAAAAACTGAAACCCAATCCGTATTCTTCTCTGGGCTTTGGGGAAGCGGAACCACGGGTGAGTTTGTCATTTTGAGCAGTCGTTGGCGTAGAGCCAAAGCTCCAGGAGATACAACAAGTATTTAGAATCGTCCGATTGGCTGTTGGAATTAGCTGTTAAACAAAGCAGCCAGTAACTGAACACCGGGGGCCTTCGTGAACTCCAGTTGGGTGGGAGACCTTCTAGCGTGTGTGTCGGCTCTGAACTAGGACAGAAAGGTAGAGATTGGAAACACAGCAGGCCGGGGACAGAGCAGCTGATAAACGCACTCTCCTCTCCGCCCTTTGTCTGGGAGTTTTGCCTTGTCTCcgactctcttcctttctttgtccctGCACTCAATTCCAAGGCTGCCCTGGCCGGTCAGATTTACCAACCAGCGGAAGAGAAACCCCAAGGGAGGCCCTGGGCTTGAGTTCCACAACAAATCTGATCCAGGGACTAGATGCTGTCTGGTACACAAAGGGATCTTGTTCTGTGGATTGAAAGCAGAAATAAGGGAAAGGGGAATTTTGGGCATCGACTCAGTCTCATTCACTTCACTCGGTTACAGGGGAGCGGATTCTTTGTTGCAGCAATTTCAGAAAAGCGCCTGAGTTTATGGGTTTATCGTTTCTCTGCTCCTGAGCGGACTTTGGAGAGACCTGACACACGATAAACAAACCcggttgttgtttttaagtggcACCGGCACACTCTGTTTCAAAATCTAGCCCCTCGCAGCAACAGAGCATCTTGCCAATGCCACGCTAGTCCTCGCCCCCAGGGACTGACCTACACGCTGAATGGCGTACTTTTCAGAAAGAAGTTAcgagtttaggggtgcctgggtggcccgctcagttaagcatctggtttcggctcaggtcatgatctcccggtttgtgggtccgagccccacgtcgggcgccatgctgacagctcagagcctggagcctgcttcggattctctctctctctctctctctctctctctctctctctgtctctctacccctcccccactcgtgctgtctgtctctctctctctcaaaaataaaacacttgtttaaagaaaagaaaggaaggaaggaagaagttaCGAGTTTAGACTACAATGTCAGAGAATTGAAAATTAGCATTGGCATAAGGCTTGAAAAgcagatttcattgtttttattttccatagagggagagagacgaaCACCTTACTGTCACTCTAGAGATGGCCAGTGTCATCTCAGGGCCGGCTGAAAGGACTACTCGGATAGATACACGTAAAATGACAGAAGTGCACATAGTTACAAGGCAGCAATGCCCAGCAGCATGTGTCTGCATTGAGCTTCCACAAAGCTAGTTGGAGACCAGCGTGGGCTCAGTGGAAGTCAGCAGCCAGACCTGACATCCCACGACAACAAAGGTAAATGAGCCAAGAGCAAGCCTGCAGGAAGTATTTGGTGCAGGTTAAGCTACTTGTGGCTTAGGCACACGCCACTTCCTACCTATGTTGGAGACCAGGGGCCATCAGGTGGAATTTACAGGGTCTCAAACGGTAAAAGCAGCTATTTAGAGTCTGAAAGGAAGCAGCAGTTGTTAAAAAGGGCCGCACATCCCTTTTTAGCGCCCGCGCCCTCTCGGATCAAGAAGCGTCAAGCAAGGGAGCGGCACACTCATAGTTCCCATAATCCACCTGAGTGACAGGAGTTTTGCTACAAATTGGTCTCAAAACAGATCTTTCcgggatatatatatttttctctgatctttatgCCTGTGCAGGATGGGTGGAGAAGGGCTTATtcacccattttccagataagacGGGCCCCCGTCGTGACTTGTCCCTGTCCGCATGGCGAGGTTACCGATCTTTGAAAGGAGCTAACACCTTTCAGCTcgctctgccctcctcccctggaAGCAAAGGCCCGCGGGACCACCATGTTCTAGGAGCTCCTGTCCATACTGTTACCTGTCAGCTGAGACACTTCAGCCTTCTGCTACGTCGAGAGCAGCTATTTAAATCCAGTGGTTCAATACTGCTTacttgggagtgcctgggtgtctcagtcggttaagcatctgacttcggcccaggtcgtgatctcacggtttgtgggttcgagccccgcgtcgggctctgtgctgacggctcagagcctggagcctgtttcagactgtgtctccctctctctctctgcccctcccctgctcccactctctgtctctctctcaaaaataaataagcgttaaaaaaaattgtctaaataaatactgctttctttttttagcatCTTCTGACTAGACTCcaagctccatgaagacagaggCTCGCTCTTTTCCGCCTCGCACCACTCACTACACCCCGTGTGGCATTTTGAACCTAACAGGCACCTTACTAAAAATCCGCTGATTTGATGGTTCCAGTAAGGAGCGCCACTTGGATCACGTTATTGGCAGTGCGTCTGAGGGAACAGATGTTCCTATTCAAATCCATGAaactggaaacattaaaaaacaacaatcatGACATTGATTGATAGTGATATTTACCGTGTCAGACTGTGTAAGCTCAGCTATAAAATAGACTCGCATACTGTCgttctttacattttcatttcaaagattCTCAAACGTTGAAATAACGCCGCTTGACTCAGATCCTAATTCCTGCTTGATGCCCTGTATAATATTTCCTTAGCGAATTACGGCCCTCTTCTGCTGTGTGTCACACACTCAAAACCTCTCCTCCCTGAGAAAACGGCACCTCCGGGTGCTTCGAAGATATTTTCAGTCCATCATAAGAAAACATGTATCCGCTGGCAGGGAGCGTGCTGCTAAGACCACGGGAGGTCAACGCAAGGCTCGACGCTCTGTCTTTGCCAGTTTCCTAAATACCTTGGTGACGGGTGGGGGGCCGTCGTCTGAACTGGTTTCTAAAAGGTCGTCCTAGATCCCGAAGTGTCCTCTTGGGAGCAAACGCGTCTTCCTGAAAGGCTGTCTTTCTTCCTCCAACTCAGGTCCTCAACAAGCAGAGCTCCTCTCCATGAGTACCTCGGGTTTCTTTCGTTGGCCCGCACCGCTGGCCAGAATGTGCACGGCGCCGTGGGGACTCGGGCTTCGGGGGAAGCCAGCGCCGTTAGCCCCGGGAGCGGCAGTCACCGCGGTCCAGATGGCAGGCAGGAGGGACCGCCCCGCTCTGCTGCCTCCCCTGGATGAGCGTGACCTTGAAGAGCAGTTCGTGAAAGGGCACGGTCCGGGGGGCCAGGCAACCAACAAAACCAGCAACTGTGTGGTGCTGAAGCACCTCCCCTCGGGCATCGTCGTCAAGGTAGAGGAGGA
Coding sequences:
- the CD3H12orf65 gene encoding probable peptide chain release factor C12orf65 homolog, mitochondrial isoform X1; this translates as MHLLQWFLLPQKVAGGRPRPQPGPQQAELLSMSTSGFFRWPAPLARMCTAPWGLGLRGKPAPLAPGAAVTAVQMAGRRDRPALLPPLDERDLEEQFVKGHGPGGQATNKTSNCVVLKHLPSGIVVKCHQTRSVDQNRKLARIILQEKVDIFYNGENSLVYKEKREAEKKKQERKKRAKETLEKKKLLKELWESSKNVH
- the CD3H12orf65 gene encoding probable peptide chain release factor C12orf65 homolog, mitochondrial isoform X2, which produces MSTSGFFRWPAPLARMCTAPWGLGLRGKPAPLAPGAAVTAVQMAGRRDRPALLPPLDERDLEEQFVKGHGPGGQATNKTSNCVVLKHLPSGIVVKCHQTRSVDQNRKLARIILQEKVDIFYNGENSLVYKEKREAEKKKQERKKRAKETLEKKKLLKELWESSKNVH